Below is a window of Saccharomonospora viridis DSM 43017 DNA.
GGCACGCGCGGCTCGTCCGCCGGGTGGAGGAAGTTGTCCCGGTCGACCTCCACGGCCTCGCGGCGCAGTTCGCTCCACGACGTGGCCGACCAGACGTCCGCGCTGACACCCCATTCCTCGGCCAGCATCCGCTGGGCTCGCAGGGCTTCGGGCATCAGGACACCGGACACCAGGATCTGCGCCTTCGGCCCGATGTCGTTCGGCGCCGTCTGGTAGAGGTAGAGGCCCTTCAGCAGGCCCTCCACGTCGAGGTTCTCCGGCTCCGGCGGCTGCTGGTACGGCTCGTTGTAGACGGTGATGTAGTAGAAGACGTCTTCCCCGTTGCCGTCGCGGCCCGTCTCGCCGTACATGCGGCGCAGACCGTCCTTCACGATGTGGGCGATTTCGAACGCCCACGCGGGGTCGTACGCCACCACTCCCGGGTTGGTCGTCGCCAGCAGCTGGGAGTGCCCGTCGGCGTGCTGGAGGCCCTCACCGGTCAACGTGGTCCGGCCCGCCGTGGCGCCCAGCACGAATCCGCGGGCCATCTGGTCGGCCGCCGCGTACAGGCTGTCGCCGGTGCGCTGGAACCCGAACATCGAGTAGAAGATGTAGATCGGGATCATCGGCTCGCCGTGCGTGGCGTACGACGTGCCCGCCGCCGTGAACGACGCCGTGGAACCGGCCTCGTTGATTCCCTCGTGCAACAGCTGACCCTGCTCGGACTCCTTGTAGGCGAGCATCAGCTGCGCGTCGACCGAGGTGTAGTTCTGGCCGTGCGGGTTGTAGATCTTGGCCGTCGGGAACATCGAGTCGAGCCCGAACGTACGGGCCTCGTCCGGGATGATCGGCACCAGGCGGTGCCCGATCTCGGGGTCCTTCGCCAGCTCCCTGATCAGCCGGACGACCGCCATCGTGGTGGCGACGTCCTGCTTACCCGAACCCTTGCGGATGGCCTCGTACACCTTGTCGCCCGGCAGCACCAGCGGCTTGGCCGTGGACCGACGCTCGGGCAGGTAGCCGCCCAGGGCCTGACGACGGCCCTTCATGTACTGGATCTCCGGTGAGTCCTCACCGGGGTGGTAGTACGGCGGCAGCGTCGGGTCACGTTCCAGCTCGGCGTCGCTGATCGGGATGCGCTGGGCGTCCCGGAACAGCTTCAGGTCGTCGAGCGTCAGCTTCTTCATCTGGTGGGTGGCGTTGCGGCCTTCGAAGGCCGGGCCGAGGCCGTAGCCCTTGATGGTGTGGGCCAGGATCACCGTCGGCTGGCCATGGTGTTCCATCGCCGCCTTGTACGCCGCGTACACCTTGCGGTAGTCGTGGCCGCCGCGCTTGAGGTTCCAGATCTGCTCGTCGGTGAGGTGCGCCACCAGTTCCTTGGTGCGCGGGTCGCGGCCGAAGAAGTGCTCCCTGACGTACGCGCCGTCATTGGCCTTGTACGTCTGGTAGTCGCCGTCCGGTGTCTGGTTCATGAGGTTCACCAGGGCGCCGTCGCGGTCGGCGTGCAGCAGCGCGTCCCACTCGCGTCCCCAGATGACCTTGATGACGTTCCAACCGGCGCCACGGAAGAAGGCCTCCAGTTCCTGGATGATCTTGCCGTTTCCGCGGACCGGTCCGTCGAGTCGCTGCAGGTTGCAGTTGATGACGAACGTGAGGTTGTCCAGCCCCTCGGCCGCGGCCACGTGGATGAGGCCGCGCGACTCGGGCTCGTCCATCTCGCCGTCCCCGAGGAACGCCCAGACGTGCTGGTCGCTGGTGTCCTTGATGCCTCGGGCGTGCAGGTAGCGGTTGAAACGCGCCTGGTAGATCGCGTTCATCGGGCCGAGGCCCATCGACACCGTGGGGTACTCCCAGAAGTCCGGCATCAGCCTCGGGTGGGGGTAGGACGGCAGGCCTCCGCCTTCGCCTGCGTGCGAGATCTCCTGTCGGAAGCCGTCGAGCTGCTCGGCGGTCAGCCTGCCTTCGAGGAAGGCCCTGGCGTAGATACCGGGGGAGGCGTGTCCCTGGATGAAGATCTGGTCGCCTCCGCCGGAATGGTTCTTGCCTCGGAAGAAGTGGTTGAAGCCCACTTCGTAGAGCGCTGCGGACGAGGCATAGGTGGAGATGTGACCGCCCACGCCCACTCCCGGCCGCTGCGCCCGGTGCACCATGATCGCGGCATTCCAGCGGATGAACGCACGGTAGCGGCGTTCGATCTCCTCGTCACCGGGGAACCACGGTTCGTTCTCCGTGGGGATCGTGTTGACGTAGTCCGTGGTGGAAAGCGGCGGCACGCCCACGTTGCGCTCGCGGGCGCGCTCCAGCATCCTGAGCAACAGGTACCTGGCGCGCTGTTGACCGCCCCTTGCCAGTGCGGCGTCGAAGGAGTCGAGCCATTCGGCCGTCTCCTCCGGGTCGATGTCGGGCAAGTGCGCCGCCAGTCCGTCTCGGATGACGCGAACACGTGCCGGTGCTCCTTGGCCGGAGGCGCCTTCAGTGATGCCGCGCCCGGCCTCGTCGTTCTGGGGGGCCAAGGGATCTCCTCGCCGGTTTTCGAAGTTGCTTCGTGTTGTCGTTTGCCATCGTCTCTATGGACACGGTGTTCGTCAGCAGCTACTCTTCAGTAGTATTGAGCTGTTTGTAACACCGTGCCCTGCAATAGGCGGTTTAGCGGGACTCGTCGCTGAGTAAACCCCGCTTCAAGCCTAGTTCAGGCTGTTGGCCAGTGGACCACGTGCGGCGCGTCATGCCTGAGTTAACAACAGACCTCCGGTGTGGACGGTTGCGCTCCGGGCCATTGCAGTGTTCGCTAGGTCCATCCATGTACGTAGTGCGGTCGCCCGCGGCAGCCGAGGCGTGCGGCGACCTGCACCTGCTCAAGTTGGAGGAGTGAGAAGTCGTGGTCGCCGCGGGAGACGCTGACCTGAACAGCGTCGCCGAAAGGCTCGGGATCAAGCCCGACATGGTCGTTCAGGAACTGGGCTGGGACGAGGACGTCGATGAGGATGTTCGGGCCGCCATCGAGGAGTACATCGGTGGTGAACTGCTCGACGAGGACGCCGACGAAGTCATCGATGTGGTGCTGCTGTGGTGGCGTGACGGTGACGGCGACCTCGGGGATGCCCTGGTGGACGCCCGCGCGCCCCTGGCTGAGAACGGTGTCGTGTGGGTGCTGACACCGAAGACCGGTCAGCCCGGCCACGTCGAACCCAGCGAGATCGCCGAGGCGGTGCCCACGGTCGGCATGTCCCAGACCTCGAACTTGAGTATCGGTGCCAGGTGGACCGCCACGAGGTTGGTGCCGAGGTCTAAGTGAGGTTCGGGGCCGAGGCCCACATCACGTCGTTGGATCCCGGCGGTCCCCCTCCTCGCGCGTCCTTTGGCAAGGTAGGGTTTGCGCGGCACGTCGGCGCCCCGTCGAGGCGAGTCGCCGTAATATCGGACAAGCGGAAAGGTTGTCGAGCCCATGGCGGTCGAGGTCGGTACCCAGGCCCCGGATTTCACGCTCAACGACTACAACAAGCAGGAAGTCACGCTGTCGTCGTTCCGCGGTGACAAGCCGGTGCTGCTCGTGTTCTACCCGTTCGCGTTCAGCGGCATCTGCCAGGGCGAGTTGTGCCAGCTCCGGGACGAGTTCGACCAGTACACCAACGTCCAGGTGCTCGGCGTTTCCGTGGACACGCCGTTCGCGCTGAAGGCGTGGGCGGAGCAGCAGGGCTACCAGTTCCCGCTGCTGTCGGACTTCTGGCCGCACGGTGAGGTGGCCAAGAAGTACGGCGTGTTCAACGAGCAGGCGGGCCTGGCGCTGCGTGGGACCTTCCTGATCGACACCGAGGGCATCGTGCGGTTCGCCGAGGTGAACCAGCCGGGCGAGCCGCGTAACCAGGAGGCGTGGAAGAAAGCGGTGGCCGACCTGGTCTGAGTCGACGAGCTTCCCGGCGTCGCGCGTCGGGAGCTCTTCGGGCGCATAGCTCAGTGGGAGAGCACCTGCCTTACAAGCAGGGGGTCGCAGGTTCGAACCCTGCTGCGCCCACCATTCGGCCTTCGCTGCTGAGCGGAGCGCTCCGGCCGGCTTCGGACGGGCTTCTCGGTGAGCCACGCCCGAACGTCGACGTCGGGTGACGTTCGGGCGATGACGTGCCGCTGGTCGTTTTCGCCGAGGTCGGGTGGGTTCGGAAGTCGCTCACGGCATCCGCCCGTATCCTTTTCGTGACCATGCGCCGTCACGCGTGCGGCGGTCAGGCCCTATCCTCATCGCCGATATGTGACGTCAACCGTGAAGGCTGCTGTGCACACTGTCGGCGACGCGGCGAAGGAACCGGATCCCGAGTCCGGGACGGTCCGGCCGTACTTTGAGGATCTTCCGCTGGAGTCGTGGGAGGCGGACGACGCTTCCCCCTCGGAGCCCGGGCCTGCACCGAGATCTCCGTGGTGGCGTACCGTTCTGCCCGTCGTCGTGGCTCTCGTGCTCGTGAGCGCGGCCGTGTTCGTGGTGCCCGCGTTCGAGGACGAACGGGCTCCGGAAACCGATGCGGCGTCGGCCGGCGACACGACCATGTCCTCGCTCGCGTCGATCGGTGACAATCCGCTACTGGAATCCGGCACCGTCTTGGCCGATGTCAGCTGTGACCTCCCCCCGCTGCGCAGTGATGAGAAGCGACTGCGCGAGTTCTACGCCGCCCAGCTGCGCTGTCTCGAACACGCGTGGGAACCCGCGCTGACCGGTGCGGGTTTCCCGTTCGAGCCGGTCACGGTGGACCTCAGCGACGATCCGGTCACCGCCTGCGGTGACCTGCCGCCCGCGGACCAG
It encodes the following:
- a CDS encoding neutral zinc metallopeptidase, whose amino-acid sequence is MHTVGDAAKEPDPESGTVRPYFEDLPLESWEADDASPSEPGPAPRSPWWRTVLPVVVALVLVSAAVFVVPAFEDERAPETDAASAGDTTMSSLASIGDNPLLESGTVLADVSCDLPPLRSDEKRLREFYAAQLRCLEHAWEPALTGAGFPFEPVTVDLSDDPVTACGDLPPADQATGLYCAEDTTIYLPRERTLEAFGLADEAHIATLAHEYGHHVQHLSGILSDANEQLNRYPEGSPPDRELGRRLELQANCFAGAFLAGASGRGSISNELARAAVDDFRNWIDSDTHGASETQREWATRGYQRGDVGHCNTWHAPSEDVV
- the aceE gene encoding pyruvate dehydrogenase (acetyl-transferring), homodimeric type, with protein sequence MAPQNDEAGRGITEGASGQGAPARVRVIRDGLAAHLPDIDPEETAEWLDSFDAALARGGQQRARYLLLRMLERARERNVGVPPLSTTDYVNTIPTENEPWFPGDEEIERRYRAFIRWNAAIMVHRAQRPGVGVGGHISTYASSAALYEVGFNHFFRGKNHSGGGDQIFIQGHASPGIYARAFLEGRLTAEQLDGFRQEISHAGEGGGLPSYPHPRLMPDFWEYPTVSMGLGPMNAIYQARFNRYLHARGIKDTSDQHVWAFLGDGEMDEPESRGLIHVAAAEGLDNLTFVINCNLQRLDGPVRGNGKIIQELEAFFRGAGWNVIKVIWGREWDALLHADRDGALVNLMNQTPDGDYQTYKANDGAYVREHFFGRDPRTKELVAHLTDEQIWNLKRGGHDYRKVYAAYKAAMEHHGQPTVILAHTIKGYGLGPAFEGRNATHQMKKLTLDDLKLFRDAQRIPISDAELERDPTLPPYYHPGEDSPEIQYMKGRRQALGGYLPERRSTAKPLVLPGDKVYEAIRKGSGKQDVATTMAVVRLIRELAKDPEIGHRLVPIIPDEARTFGLDSMFPTAKIYNPHGQNYTSVDAQLMLAYKESEQGQLLHEGINEAGSTASFTAAGTSYATHGEPMIPIYIFYSMFGFQRTGDSLYAAADQMARGFVLGATAGRTTLTGEGLQHADGHSQLLATTNPGVVAYDPAWAFEIAHIVKDGLRRMYGETGRDGNGEDVFYYITVYNEPYQQPPEPENLDVEGLLKGLYLYQTAPNDIGPKAQILVSGVLMPEALRAQRMLAEEWGVSADVWSATSWSELRREAVEVDRDNFLHPADEPRVPYVTQKLSNAEGPVVAVSDWMRAVPDLIRPWVPTDMLTLGTDGFGFSDTRPAARRYFLVDAESITVGVLTMLARRGEITQDTVVEAARKYRIHDVSAAGPQTSDPGVA
- a CDS encoding DUF3052 domain-containing protein gives rise to the protein MVAAGDADLNSVAERLGIKPDMVVQELGWDEDVDEDVRAAIEEYIGGELLDEDADEVIDVVLLWWRDGDGDLGDALVDARAPLAENGVVWVLTPKTGQPGHVEPSEIAEAVPTVGMSQTSNLSIGARWTATRLVPRSK
- a CDS encoding peroxiredoxin; translated protein: MAVEVGTQAPDFTLNDYNKQEVTLSSFRGDKPVLLVFYPFAFSGICQGELCQLRDEFDQYTNVQVLGVSVDTPFALKAWAEQQGYQFPLLSDFWPHGEVAKKYGVFNEQAGLALRGTFLIDTEGIVRFAEVNQPGEPRNQEAWKKAVADLV